One Hermetia illucens chromosome 4, iHerIll2.2.curated.20191125, whole genome shotgun sequence DNA segment encodes these proteins:
- the LOC119656189 gene encoding odorant receptor 59b-like, with the protein MLRGHLEIIIERIQNVGWDPTKTQKENYEDLIGCIEDHRIIMEIYNILQNTISITIFIQFASTATAVAIEIFVILFYAVNFTQVMMLFIAAVAFTIQILFCCYYVNNFTVVTGELVTAIYSSNIFDQSKEFKKTAIIFMQMTQKPKIVLAGKVFPITLTTFASIMRISYSILTVANQMR; encoded by the exons ATGTTACGGGGTCACCTTGAGATTATAATAGAACGAATTCAAAATGTCGGCTGGGATCCTACGAAAACACAAAAGGAAAATTATGAAGATCTCATTGGTTGTATTGAGGACCATCGGATTATAATGGA GATTTACAACATATTGCAAAACACCATTTCGATTACCATCTTCATTCAGTTTGCCAGTACTGCGACCGCCGTTGCCATCGAAATATTTGTGATCCTGTTTTATGCAGTAAACTTTACACAAGTCATGATGCTTTTCATAGCCGCTGTAGCGTTTACTATTCAAATCCTTTTCTGCTGCTACTATGTCAACAACTTCACAGTAGTAACAGGCGAATTGGTGACTGCCATTTATTCCTCAAATATTTTCGATCAGTCAAAGGAGTTCAAAAAAACTGCCATCATTTTTAtgcaaatgacccaaaaaccgaaaattgttctggcaggaaaagtgttCCCGATTACCTTAACTACATTTGCTTCG ATTATGAGAATTTCGTATTCAATTTTGACTGTGGCCAATCAAATGCGATAA